The Actinoplanes sp. N902-109 genomic interval CCTGTACGGCCGCGGTGAGCTGCGGGTCGGTCAGCTTCGCGCCCTGCGGGGCGCGGACCACGATGGTTCCGGTCGCGCCGCTGGCCTCCGGGAACTCGTGGGCCAGCGCATCGATCGCGCGCTGCGACTCGGTGCCCGGCATGGTGAAATCGCTGGACGAGGTGCCCTTGAACGCGAGGGCGGCACCGCCGAGGGCGGCCAGCAGCACCAGCCACAGGACCACCACCAGCCTGCGATGGCGGAACGAGGCCCGGCCGAGCCGGTGGAGCAGGGTTGCCATGTCAGTCCTTGCTGTCGGGAAACACGCGGGTGGAAACGGCTGTCGGGGCGCCGAGCCTCGAAGGCAGGGCAGGCCACTGTTGGGTGGCCACTGTTGGGTCGGGCCACTGTTGGGTCAGGCCACTGTTGGGTCAGGCCACTGTTGGGTCAGGCCAGCAGGGCTCGGCGGGCGACGGTGGTCAGGGTGGGGCGCAGGTCGGCTGCGTCGCGGTCGTCGTCGAGCACGGCTCCGGCGATGCCGCCCAGCACCACCTTGGCCGCGGTGACCAACCCGGGGTCGGCACTGCGCCCGGCGAACGCGGCGCAGAGGCGGTCGGTGTACGGCCGTACCGTGTCGAACGCCGGTTCTTGCAGGAACTGTGGGAGCGGGAGGATGTCGTAGATGAGCGCGACCTCCCGCCGGTAACGCAGCACGAGGTCCACGAACCCGTCGATCGCCGCGGGCTGGACTGCCGTGTCGTCGAGGGTGTCCAGCCGGGTGACCAGCTCGGCCAGCGCGTGGGCCGCGGGCGCGATCAGGGCGTGCAGCATCGAGTCCTTGCCGGCGAAGTGATAGAGCAACGTGGCCTTGGAACACCCGACAGCCGCGGCGATCTCCTGCAACGACGTGCCCTTGTAGCCGGAGTGGCTGAACTGCTCGGCCGCGACCCGCAGGATCTCGTCCCGGGTGCTCGGCGCGCGCTGAGCAGCGTGGCCACCGGGCGTGGACGGCTCGGCACCCGACATGGCGCGCTGATCGGCGTGGGGCATGGCCCGTATTGTGCCTGACCGATCGGTCAGGCACCTCAACGGGCCACCTGCGCCGAGCCGCCTCCCCGCAGCCGGTGTGGCGGCTCAGTCGTTGAGGCGGCTCAGTCGTTGCGGCGGCTCAGTCGTTGAGGCAGTTCAGTCGTTGAGGCGGCGGAGGATGCGGGCGAGTTCGGCGCGGTCGTGGTCGTCGAGGGCGCCGAAGAAGCGTTCGGTCTCGGCCTGGCGGGCGGCCTTGATGCGTTCCCCCGCCGCACGGCCCGCCTCGGTGAGGGTCACCAGGGTGGCCCGCCGGTCGGCCGGGTCCGGGTTGCGCTCAACCAGG includes:
- a CDS encoding TetR/AcrR family transcriptional regulator, whose product is MPHADQRAMSGAEPSTPGGHAAQRAPSTRDEILRVAAEQFSHSGYKGTSLQEIAAAVGCSKATLLYHFAGKDSMLHALIAPAAHALAELVTRLDTLDDTAVQPAAIDGFVDLVLRYRREVALIYDILPLPQFLQEPAFDTVRPYTDRLCAAFAGRSADPGLVTAAKVVLGGIAGAVLDDDRDAADLRPTLTTVARRALLA